A genomic region of Ignavibacteria bacterium contains the following coding sequences:
- the crtI gene encoding phytoene desaturase — MKKRVAIIGSGFGGLSAAINLAIKGFDVSIFEKNSELGGKASELRSDGFRFDTGPTLVTMPFVIEKLFEIAGEKLEKHISLKKKDLICKYFFSDGTVFNEYSNKEKLFDEFEKFTGESKSKLNRFLNYSKRIYDLTADLFLFNPFFNLNNFFSLKGLRTLINLPKIDPFRTIHQANISFFDSKNIIQYFDRYATYNGSNPFKAPATLNIIPYVELELGGYYSENGVYRLVEKLSHLARKLDVDIFINSEVRKILIDKKRVKGLEINGIKENYDLVVSNADLFYTYQNLIGDVNLKEPKRYLNQELSTSALIFYFGVKGNSDNLEMDNILFSENYEKEFTQLFVDKIISDDPTIHIHISSKKNSSDAPEGFENWYVMINAPSTKELKFDLSQVKKIILKKIKRMTGLDIENQIVFETCQTPEILENRTSGLFGSLYGPSSNSRYSAFLRQKNKSSVYEGLYFCGGTVHPGGGIPLTILSGKITAELIERYEK; from the coding sequence ATGAAAAAGCGAGTTGCAATTATTGGATCAGGTTTTGGCGGACTCTCAGCTGCAATTAATCTGGCTATAAAAGGATTTGATGTATCTATCTTTGAAAAAAATTCAGAATTAGGCGGAAAAGCAAGCGAATTAAGATCTGATGGATTTAGATTCGATACAGGTCCGACTTTAGTAACAATGCCATTTGTAATTGAAAAATTATTTGAAATAGCAGGTGAAAAACTTGAAAAGCACATCTCATTAAAGAAGAAAGATCTTATTTGTAAATATTTTTTTTCTGATGGTACGGTATTTAATGAATATTCTAACAAAGAAAAACTTTTTGATGAATTCGAAAAATTTACGGGGGAAAGCAAAAGCAAATTAAATCGATTCTTAAATTATTCTAAAAGAATTTATGACTTAACGGCTGATCTCTTCTTATTCAACCCATTTTTTAATTTGAATAATTTTTTTAGTCTGAAAGGATTAAGGACATTAATTAATCTTCCTAAAATTGATCCGTTTAGGACAATCCATCAGGCAAATATTTCGTTTTTCGATTCAAAAAATATTATACAATACTTCGATAGATATGCGACTTACAACGGATCAAATCCATTTAAAGCACCTGCTACTTTAAATATTATTCCTTATGTTGAACTTGAGCTTGGGGGGTATTATTCAGAAAATGGAGTTTATCGGCTTGTTGAAAAGTTATCTCATTTAGCTCGAAAGCTTGATGTTGATATATTCATTAATTCGGAAGTCAGAAAAATTTTAATCGATAAAAAAAGAGTCAAAGGATTAGAAATAAATGGAATCAAAGAAAATTATGATCTCGTAGTTTCAAATGCTGATTTGTTTTATACTTATCAAAATCTAATTGGTGATGTAAATCTTAAAGAACCAAAACGATACCTTAATCAAGAACTTTCAACTTCGGCTTTGATTTTTTATTTCGGTGTGAAAGGAAATTCAGATAATCTTGAAATGGATAATATTTTATTCTCCGAAAACTACGAAAAAGAGTTTACACAACTTTTTGTTGATAAAATTATTTCTGATGATCCAACAATTCATATTCACATTTCTTCAAAGAAAAATAGTTCAGACGCACCAGAAGGTTTTGAAAACTGGTACGTAATGATTAATGCACCTTCGACTAAAGAACTAAAGTTCGATCTAAGCCAGGTGAAAAAAATAATTCTGAAAAAAATTAAGAGAATGACCGGCCTTGATATTGAAAATCAAATTGTATTTGAAACTTGCCAGACGCCAGAAATTTTGGAAAACAGAACTTCTGGTTTATTTGGAAGTCTTTATGGTCCTTCTTCAAATAGTCGTTATTCTGCATTTCTTAGACAAAAAAATAAATCAAGTGTATATGAGGGATTATATTTTTGCGGTGGAACAGTTCATCCAGGCGGCGGAATTCCATTAACAATTTTATCTGGGAAAATTACAGCTGAATTAATTGAGCGTTATGAGAAATGA
- a CDS encoding glycosyltransferase, giving the protein MIDILFILILIAQIIFSFIVFYNFLSNITLKDDLSQKFNFEKLSILIPFRNEEKNVEEFLKSLLMQDLENTEIICLNDNSEDKTGELLQKFSADKKNIKVINGEPLPDGWIGKNWACHQLAENSIGDYLIFIDADVRLNKNAIKAAFLKMNDLNASMLSVFPSQIMKSLSEFLIVPSMNWLLLTFLPLKFVYKISNPAFVAANGQFIIIKRDAYFAIGGHKSVKNKPVEDMELARLLKKNGYKIVTLLGGHLIFARMYESFNEALNGFSKNFYPGFSTSYLKFSFLLGMIALTFLAPFILMFLSIKYFLIVGAILIQKILISKKSNQKIIPNLILTPIQLFIVIFIGIRSMILSHKGKLEWKGRKLIIGN; this is encoded by the coding sequence ATGATTGATATTTTGTTTATTTTAATTCTAATTGCTCAAATAATTTTTTCATTTATTGTTTTCTATAATTTTTTATCGAACATCACGCTTAAAGATGATTTGAGTCAAAAATTCAATTTCGAAAAGCTTTCAATATTAATTCCGTTCAGAAATGAAGAAAAGAATGTTGAGGAATTCCTTAAAAGTCTTTTAATGCAAGATTTAGAAAATACTGAGATTATCTGTTTGAATGATAACTCAGAAGATAAAACCGGAGAGCTGCTTCAAAAATTTTCAGCAGATAAAAAAAACATTAAAGTAATTAACGGTGAACCGCTTCCAGATGGCTGGATTGGAAAAAATTGGGCTTGTCATCAACTCGCTGAAAATTCAATTGGCGACTACTTGATTTTTATTGATGCTGATGTACGACTAAATAAAAATGCGATTAAAGCTGCTTTTTTAAAAATGAACGATCTGAATGCATCTATGTTGTCTGTTTTTCCATCTCAGATTATGAAATCACTTTCTGAATTTTTAATAGTTCCTTCTATGAACTGGCTGCTTCTCACTTTTCTGCCATTAAAATTTGTATACAAGATTTCAAATCCGGCTTTTGTTGCGGCAAACGGTCAATTTATTATCATTAAACGAGATGCGTATTTCGCAATTGGAGGACACAAAAGTGTTAAAAACAAACCAGTTGAGGATATGGAACTTGCTCGTTTGCTGAAGAAGAATGGTTATAAGATTGTAACTTTACTCGGTGGTCATTTGATCTTTGCAAGAATGTACGAAAGTTTTAATGAGGCATTGAATGGATTTTCAAAAAATTTTTATCCTGGTTTTAGCACCTCTTATTTGAAATTTTCGTTTTTACTTGGAATGATTGCGCTTACATTTTTAGCTCCGTTTATTTTGATGTTTCTTTCGATCAAATATTTTTTAATTGTTGGAGCTATTCTCATACAAAAAATTCTTATTTCAAAAAAGTCAAATCAAAAAATTATACCAAATTTAATTCTTACTCCAATTCAATTATTTATTGTGATTTTTATTGGAATAAGATCAATGATTTTAAGTCATAAAGGTAAACTTGAATGGAAGGGCAGAAAATTAATCATAGGAAATTAA
- a CDS encoding carotenoid biosynthesis protein, giving the protein MEGQKINHRKLTIIFLATFYIVGIVIHQYTNFSKLLSFLTPLFLLVTSTIVIFEEVPSKRFLLWVIASYIFTFLIEVAGVKTGLIFGQYQYGENLGIKIFDVPLIIGLNWVVLILAAVGFVENLKWSSFVKSAFVGLLMFVYDILLEIVAPKLNYWFFDGGIAPLQNYLSWFIISFSFGYLYFYLNIKRSLVIARFNLIFQIIFFLLIEVLK; this is encoded by the coding sequence ATGGAAGGGCAGAAAATTAATCATAGGAAATTAACAATTATTTTTCTCGCGACTTTCTATATAGTTGGAATTGTAATTCATCAGTACACAAATTTTTCAAAACTTTTAAGTTTTCTTACACCATTATTTTTATTAGTCACATCGACGATTGTAATTTTTGAGGAAGTACCATCGAAAAGGTTTTTACTTTGGGTGATTGCAAGTTATATTTTTACTTTTTTAATAGAAGTTGCTGGAGTAAAAACAGGATTAATTTTTGGCCAATATCAATATGGTGAAAATCTTGGAATTAAAATTTTTGATGTTCCCTTGATAATTGGTTTGAATTGGGTTGTCCTTATTTTAGCAGCTGTTGGTTTTGTAGAAAATTTAAAGTGGTCAAGTTTTGTAAAATCTGCTTTTGTCGGACTTTTGATGTTTGTTTATGACATCTTGTTAGAAATTGTAGCTCCTAAGCTTAATTACTGGTTTTTCGATGGAGGAATTGCGCCACTACAAAATTATTTATCCTGGTTTATTATTTCTTTCAGTTTTGGATATTTATATTTTTATTTAAATATCAAAAGGTCACTTGTAATTGCCAGGTTCAATTTAATCTTCCAAATTATTTTCTTCTTGTTAATAGAAGTATTAAAATAA
- a CDS encoding methyltransferase domain-containing protein — MKRLNLGCGNKILEGYINLDVIDYGGNLIHDLNSFPYPFEDNTFDEILASHILEHLQNFNKVITELYRISKPNAIINVYAPFFLNTKYFGDPDHKIPFSIRTFDNYEYIENKKLKFYEKWKLNHRTNYETGAKFEILEKRFNVSNFAPLKWLNPIVNLEPVIYERLFAGILSPEEVIFKLRVIK, encoded by the coding sequence ATGAAAAGATTGAACTTAGGATGTGGTAATAAAATACTCGAAGGTTATATCAATTTGGATGTTATAGATTATGGTGGAAATTTAATTCACGATTTGAATTCATTCCCATATCCATTCGAAGACAATACATTCGATGAAATTTTAGCTAGTCATATATTGGAACATCTGCAAAATTTTAATAAAGTAATAACTGAACTCTATCGCATTTCAAAACCAAATGCTATAATAAATGTTTATGCACCTTTTTTTCTGAATACAAAATATTTTGGTGATCCAGATCACAAAATTCCATTTTCAATCAGAACATTTGATAACTACGAATACATAGAAAACAAGAAATTGAAATTTTATGAAAAATGGAAATTGAATCATCGTACGAATTATGAAACAGGTGCAAAATTCGAGATTCTGGAAAAACGTTTTAACGTATCTAATTTCGCACCTTTGAAGTGGCTAAACCCAATTGTGAATCTTGAGCCAGTCATTTATGAGCGGCTTTTTGCAGGTATACTTTCACCTGAAGAAGTCATCTTCAAACTGAGAGTCATAAAATAA
- the crtI gene encoding phytoene desaturase, producing MEKSVIIVGSGLGGLSTALRLTQHNFKVTVIEKYHQPGGRLNQLKLDGFTFDVGPSFMSMTYELDELFNYINEKNTLKLEPLDPLYNVFFEGRKEPFRLWKNLNKLQEEFAEVEQNLPEKVEKFLDRASSFFHDTIDTVVKRNFDSKFDYLLQLSKLPKKHIPYLIKSVWNEVSKTFDSNELRVIFSLVAFFLGSTPFRTPAIYTLLNYTEMRHNGYWKISGGMYRLVEVIMEILERRGANFIFNTEIVDFTSKNGRIVNLIDQNGNKHEADIFVINSDAAFFRGKVLKRKGFSEQRLDKMDWTMAPFTVYLGVKGKIENLAHHNYFLGNNFKGYANKIFTSSISPQKPYYYVNVLSKSEPSSAPPDSENIFILCPVPDLRFKPDWSDSEELADNIITDLSNRVEYDIKSNIKVIKILNPIDWQNAFNLYKGSGLGLAHGINQVGAFRPKNKDEEFRNLYYVGASTTPGTGLPMVIISSKLVTERILNDRAL from the coding sequence ATGGAAAAATCGGTAATTATAGTCGGTTCAGGACTTGGCGGGCTTTCGACCGCTTTGAGGTTAACGCAGCATAATTTCAAAGTTACAGTCATAGAAAAATATCACCAGCCTGGCGGTAGATTAAATCAACTTAAACTTGATGGTTTTACTTTTGATGTCGGTCCATCTTTTATGAGTATGACTTATGAACTGGATGAATTGTTTAATTACATAAATGAAAAGAATACACTCAAGCTAGAGCCGCTCGACCCGCTTTATAATGTTTTCTTTGAAGGCAGAAAAGAACCTTTTAGATTATGGAAAAATTTGAACAAACTTCAAGAAGAATTTGCAGAGGTCGAACAGAACTTGCCCGAAAAAGTTGAGAAATTTTTAGACCGGGCTTCAAGTTTTTTTCACGATACAATCGACACTGTAGTTAAAAGAAACTTTGACAGTAAATTTGATTATCTCTTACAATTATCCAAACTTCCAAAAAAACATATTCCTTACTTAATCAAGTCAGTCTGGAATGAAGTCTCAAAAACATTTGATAGTAATGAACTTCGAGTAATCTTTTCACTTGTTGCTTTCTTTCTTGGATCGACTCCTTTTAGAACCCCAGCAATTTATACACTTCTTAATTACACAGAAATGCGGCACAATGGTTACTGGAAAATCTCTGGCGGAATGTATCGGCTTGTTGAAGTCATAATGGAAATATTAGAACGCCGAGGAGCTAATTTTATTTTTAATACTGAGATTGTTGATTTTACTTCAAAGAATGGAAGGATTGTTAATTTAATTGATCAAAATGGAAATAAGCATGAGGCGGATATTTTCGTGATAAATTCTGATGCAGCGTTCTTTCGTGGAAAAGTTTTGAAGCGAAAGGGTTTTTCAGAACAAAGACTTGATAAAATGGATTGGACTATGGCTCCTTTCACAGTCTATCTTGGTGTGAAAGGAAAAATAGAAAACTTAGCTCACCATAATTATTTTTTGGGAAATAACTTCAAAGGATACGCAAATAAAATATTTACATCTTCTATCAGTCCTCAAAAACCATATTATTATGTTAATGTTTTAAGCAAATCTGAGCCATCATCAGCACCGCCTGATTCAGAAAATATCTTTATTCTTTGCCCTGTCCCGGATTTAAGATTTAAGCCTGATTGGTCTGATAGTGAAGAATTAGCTGATAATATAATTACGGATTTATCAAATCGAGTTGAGTATGATATTAAATCAAATATTAAAGTAATTAAAATATTAAATCCAATTGATTGGCAGAATGCGTTTAATTTGTATAAAGGTTCGGGACTTGGATTGGCTCATGGAATAAATCAGGTTGGTGCATTCAGACCAAAAAATAAAGATGAAGAATTTCGAAATCTTTATTATGTGGGTGCATCAACGACTCCTGGAACAGGTTTACCAATGGTTATTATCAGTTCCAAACTTGTAACTGAAAGGATACTGAATGATAGAGCTTTATAA
- a CDS encoding lycopene cyclase domain-containing protein has translation MKTYFILLLSSFLIPFLFSFERQIFFIKNLKFVFKSVFVVAIPYLIWDEIFTSNKIWGFSSEHIVGFKILNLPIEEILFFVVVPYVIIFVYEVINFYLKDKVINLQKKIFLFASILNFVLAMILIDKTYTATQLIVTSLFFFFAYFFGCKTLERKNFWVLIFISFVPFFIVNYFLTSLPVVWYNENKITGLRIITIPIEDFLYHFTMTSFYILSYNYFKLKK, from the coding sequence ATGAAAACTTACTTTATTCTCCTGCTTTCGAGTTTTCTTATTCCCTTTCTTTTTTCATTTGAAAGACAAATTTTTTTTATTAAGAATTTGAAATTTGTCTTCAAGTCTGTTTTTGTTGTCGCTATTCCATATTTAATCTGGGATGAAATTTTTACTTCAAACAAAATTTGGGGATTTTCTTCTGAGCATATAGTAGGATTTAAAATTTTGAATTTGCCCATTGAGGAAATTTTATTCTTTGTCGTTGTCCCTTATGTTATAATTTTTGTTTACGAGGTAATTAATTTTTACTTAAAAGATAAGGTAATTAATCTTCAGAAAAAGATATTCCTTTTTGCATCAATATTAAATTTTGTTCTTGCAATGATTTTAATTGATAAAACTTATACAGCAACTCAGTTAATAGTTACAAGTTTATTCTTTTTCTTTGCTTACTTTTTCGGCTGTAAAACTTTGGAGAGAAAAAATTTCTGGGTTTTGATTTTTATATCTTTTGTTCCTTTTTTTATAGTCAATTATTTCCTGACTTCTTTACCAGTTGTTTGGTACAATGAAAATAAAATTACAGGATTGCGAATTATTACAATCCCCATCGAAGATTTTTTGTACCATTTCACAATGACTTCATTTTACATTTTATCATATAACTACTTCAAACTGAAAAAATGA
- a CDS encoding TonB-dependent receptor, protein MKKLLLIALIILISTFDSYSQSQNGEIKGKVIEANNNLPIPFANVLIVGTNLGASTDLNGNFLIKNVPVGIYQLRASVIGYTPQVKNDIMVKPNRITEVNFELVTQAIEIENVVVQADYFDKNYLEPVSVRKFSQEELRRSPGGFEDVVRALSVLPGIAQADAGRNDLVVRGGAPSENLYVVDGYEIPNINHFGTQGSTGGPISFINLDFVEDVKFSTGGFPVLYGDKVSSTLTINLREGDKQKFGGKGTLSATLFGLDLEGPVLGEKSSFIFSARRSYLDFIFKAAGFSFVPEYYDVFTKFDYKIDNINSLNFLFIGAFDNVKFFNDTPEKRNNNARILGSDQIQYISGITYKRVFRDGFMNLRYYRNFTDYNTRQSDSLLNPIFKNISREEENNLQLDVVHKFFKNLEMNFGTSLKFIEFDAQILFPTFVTSFRDTLPQLDFNRTKNFFKGATYINFNYRPFSKLTSNIGLRYDYFNAINSKSYLSPRLSLSYLVNDYFTLNLSAGIYKQFPSLIWLVAYDQNRNLKPIDVKQYILGFDYLIREDTQIKIETFIKNYSDYPTSLTRPYLVLANTGAGFAGSDDNFSSFGLDPLVSAGSGFARGVEFSIQKKMSEIPLYGIFSLTYSKSDFKSLDGFTRSSNFDQNWLINLSGGYRFNMYWEVSTRFRFASGRPYTPFDDNGIQYVNDLNSKRLKSIHSLDVRVDRRWIFKNWTLITYIDIQNIYNRRNLSGIRWDPRTRTVDETSSIGILPSIGISAEF, encoded by the coding sequence ATGAAAAAGTTACTATTAATTGCATTAATAATCTTAATTTCAACATTTGACAGCTATTCACAATCTCAAAACGGCGAAATTAAAGGAAAAGTCATTGAAGCAAATAATAATCTTCCTATTCCATTTGCAAATGTTTTGATTGTTGGTACAAACCTCGGAGCTTCAACTGATTTGAATGGGAATTTTTTAATTAAAAATGTACCTGTTGGTATCTACCAATTACGAGCTTCTGTTATCGGTTACACTCCTCAAGTTAAAAATGATATAATGGTTAAGCCAAATAGAATCACTGAAGTAAATTTTGAACTCGTAACTCAAGCTATAGAAATTGAAAATGTAGTTGTTCAAGCAGATTATTTTGATAAAAATTATTTGGAGCCAGTAAGTGTGAGAAAATTTTCTCAGGAAGAATTGAGAAGAAGTCCCGGTGGCTTTGAGGACGTAGTGCGAGCTTTATCGGTTTTACCTGGCATAGCGCAAGCTGATGCTGGTAGAAATGATTTAGTTGTGCGTGGTGGAGCTCCAAGTGAAAATTTATATGTTGTTGACGGTTATGAAATTCCAAATATTAATCACTTTGGAACTCAAGGTTCTACTGGTGGACCAATAAGCTTTATAAATCTAGACTTTGTTGAAGATGTAAAATTTTCTACAGGTGGTTTCCCGGTTCTATATGGAGATAAGGTTTCTTCTACTTTGACAATTAATCTCAGGGAAGGAGATAAGCAGAAATTTGGCGGTAAAGGTACTTTATCTGCAACACTTTTTGGTCTTGATCTTGAAGGACCTGTTTTAGGTGAAAAATCTTCATTCATTTTTTCTGCAAGAAGAAGTTATCTTGATTTTATCTTTAAGGCTGCAGGATTTTCTTTCGTGCCCGAATACTATGATGTATTTACCAAGTTTGATTATAAAATTGACAACATTAATTCTTTGAATTTTCTTTTTATTGGTGCATTTGATAATGTAAAATTTTTCAATGATACACCAGAGAAAAGAAACAATAATGCCCGAATTTTAGGAAGTGATCAGATACAATATATTTCTGGTATTACCTACAAAAGAGTCTTTCGAGATGGGTTTATGAATTTAAGATACTATCGAAACTTTACTGATTACAACACAAGACAAAGTGATTCGCTTCTAAACCCAATTTTCAAAAACATCTCAAGAGAAGAAGAAAATAATCTTCAACTCGATGTTGTTCATAAATTCTTCAAGAATTTAGAAATGAACTTTGGTACATCATTAAAATTTATTGAGTTCGATGCTCAAATTCTTTTTCCAACTTTTGTGACAAGTTTTAGAGATACATTACCTCAGTTAGATTTCAACCGAACTAAGAATTTTTTCAAAGGAGCAACCTATATCAATTTCAACTATAGACCATTTTCTAAACTAACTTCTAATATTGGACTGCGTTATGACTATTTTAACGCAATAAATTCAAAATCATATTTGAGCCCAAGATTGTCATTATCTTATTTAGTTAATGATTACTTCACATTAAACTTAAGTGCGGGTATTTATAAACAATTTCCATCTTTGATATGGCTGGTTGCTTATGATCAAAATAGAAACTTAAAACCTATTGATGTTAAACAATATATTTTAGGTTTTGATTATTTAATTAGAGAAGATACTCAAATTAAAATCGAAACTTTCATTAAAAATTATTCAGATTACCCAACAAGTTTGACTCGTCCTTATCTTGTTCTTGCAAATACAGGTGCTGGATTTGCAGGAAGCGATGATAATTTTAGTTCGTTTGGTCTTGACCCGCTTGTAAGTGCAGGAAGTGGTTTCGCCCGTGGTGTCGAATTTTCAATTCAAAAAAAGATGTCGGAAATTCCTCTATATGGGATTTTTAGTTTGACTTATTCTAAATCAGATTTCAAATCTCTAGATGGATTTACACGAAGCAGTAATTTCGATCAGAACTGGTTGATAAATCTCAGCGGTGGTTATAGATTTAATATGTATTGGGAAGTAAGTACAAGATTTAGATTCGCTTCAGGAAGACCTTATACTCCATTTGATGACAATGGAATTCAATATGTGAATGATTTGAATTCAAAAAGATTAAAATCTATTCACAGCTTGGATGTGAGAGTTGACAGAAGATGGATTTTCAAGAATTGGACTCTGATTACTTACATTGACATCCAAAATATTTACAATCGTAGAAATTTGAGTGGAATTAGATGGGATCCGCGCACAAGAACAGTTGATGAAACTTCATCAATTGGAATCTTACCTTCAATTGGAATTTCAGCAGAATTCTAA
- a CDS encoding DUF4402 domain-containing protein, whose amino-acid sequence MKRSILLSVLLIFVASNIYAQSSASATATVLAQLKKGLSISLVGGNLDFGEIILNGSPQTPSIAPSAGANFRIIGHPNKNVTITFNNVTLNNNAWVSSNGGTNGTMVFTPSIKQTGSSSTYESATDVVSGNSIPLVNVSGDGYLYLWVGGSLSIAANQPHGDYTGTFSITVAY is encoded by the coding sequence ATGAAACGTTCAATTCTTCTTTCAGTTCTTTTAATCTTTGTTGCTTCTAATATTTATGCACAATCAAGTGCAAGCGCTACAGCAACTGTTTTAGCACAACTCAAAAAAGGACTTTCAATCTCATTAGTTGGCGGAAATCTTGATTTCGGTGAGATTATATTAAACGGAAGTCCACAAACTCCCAGCATTGCACCATCTGCTGGAGCGAATTTTAGAATTATTGGTCATCCAAATAAGAATGTAACTATTACATTTAACAATGTTACATTGAATAACAATGCTTGGGTCAGCAGCAATGGTGGAACAAACGGAACAATGGTATTCACACCATCAATTAAGCAAACAGGTTCAAGCAGTACATATGAGTCAGCTACTGATGTTGTAAGCGGAAATTCGATTCCGCTGGTAAATGTCTCAGGCGATGGCTATTTATATCTCTGGGTTGGTGGTTCTCTTTCAATTGCTGCAAACCAACCTCATGGAGATTATACAGGAACATTCAGTATTACAGTTGCTTACTAA
- a CDS encoding phytoene/squalene synthase family protein codes for MIELYNKVCFETSKIFTNRYSTSFSLGILALDKEYRDSIYSIYGLVRIADEIVDTFLDSNKKELLDKLKDDTYNAIRNKLSSNPILQSFQITVNKYKIPTDLIDAFFHSMEMDIYQGKYSRGEYDKYVYGSAEVVGLMCLRVFVNGDESRYNELVPQARSLGSAFQKVNFLRDLGSDINERKRIYIPEVYDVNALTEEQKQKLIKETEREFELALDGIKKLPAAAKLGVYSAYLYYLTLLKKIKREPVLTLLTKRVRVNNLHKFFLLIKAFVQVRLLRVV; via the coding sequence ATGATAGAGCTTTATAATAAGGTTTGTTTTGAGACAAGCAAGATTTTTACAAATCGTTATTCTACTTCTTTCAGTCTTGGGATTTTGGCTTTGGATAAAGAATACAGAGACTCAATTTATTCAATCTATGGTCTTGTTAGAATCGCTGATGAAATTGTTGATACATTTCTCGATTCAAATAAGAAAGAGTTGTTAGATAAGCTAAAAGATGATACTTATAATGCGATACGAAATAAACTTTCCTCAAATCCAATATTGCAATCTTTTCAAATAACTGTAAACAAGTACAAAATACCCACCGACTTAATCGATGCATTCTTTCACTCGATGGAAATGGATATCTATCAAGGAAAGTATTCGCGAGGTGAATATGATAAATACGTTTATGGCTCCGCTGAGGTTGTTGGATTAATGTGTCTTAGGGTTTTTGTAAATGGTGATGAAAGCAGGTATAATGAATTAGTTCCTCAAGCGCGCTCGCTTGGTTCGGCTTTTCAAAAAGTCAATTTTCTTCGTGATTTAGGGAGTGATATAAACGAACGGAAAAGAATATACATTCCTGAAGTTTATGATGTAAATGCATTAACAGAAGAGCAAAAACAAAAGCTGATTAAAGAAACAGAACGCGAATTTGAACTTGCTCTGGATGGAATTAAAAAATTACCTGCTGCTGCTAAGCTGGGTGTTTATTCTGCGTATCTTTATTACCTGACATTACTAAAAAAAATTAAAAGAGAACCTGTTCTTACACTTCTAACCAAACGTGTTCGAGTTAATAATTTGCATAAGTTCTTCCTGCTCATTAAAGCTTTTGTTCAGGTCAGATTGTTGAGAGTTGTATGA